A window from Zingiber officinale cultivar Zhangliang chromosome 7A, Zo_v1.1, whole genome shotgun sequence encodes these proteins:
- the LOC122001036 gene encoding putative protease Do-like 14, whose product MFRRLLLQHPRRGVATGFLALTAFTLGSSDGPSLPTNVAISICDPFRQFLSSTSSIFSQDFTLPFSVFSPEFFARHFPTACPLPPPDSSKDVACCSGCLKRNSIVKAAAAAGPAVVNICLTEDVYDPMPIIGIGSGTIIDPDGTILTCAHCIADFSSRQVISKGKIVVTLPDERTFEGIVVNADFVSDVAVVKIHSETPLPSARLGSSSKLHPGDWVIALGHPLSLQNTITSGIVSCVDRKSSDLGLEGIRREYLQTNCAINEGNSGGPLVNLDGEVVGVNIMKVITADGLSFAVPIDTVIKIFEQFRKNGSRVVRPWLGLSMFDLNERIILQLKERDASFPNVTKGVLVPLVIPGSPADRAGFQQGDIVIEFGGRPIREIKEIMDIVGDKVGVPLEVLVKRSNNKTVTLTVVPEEAVTDM is encoded by the exons ATGTTTCGGCGTCTCCTGTTGCAGCATCCCCGCCGTGGCGTCGCCACTGGCTTCCTCGCTCTCACCGCCTTCACTCTCGGTTCCTCCGACGGCCCCTCCCTCCCCACAA ATGTCGCCATTTCGATATGCGATCCGTTTCGGCAATTTCTGTCTTCGACTTCGTCGATTTTCTCGCAAGATTTCACGCTTCCATTCTCAGTCTTTTCTCCAG AGTTTTTTGCACGGCATTTTCCAACCGCGTGCCCTCTTCCACCTCCGGATTCAAGTAAGGACGTGGCATGCTGCAGTGGATGCCTCAAAAGGAACTCTATTGTCAAAGCGGCCGCGGCAGCTGGTCCTGCCGTGGTGAATATATGTCTTACTGAAG ATGTATATGATCCTATGCCTATAATCGGTATAGGGTCTGGCACTATCATTGATCCTGATGGGACGATCTTGACCTGTGCACATTGCATAGCAGACTTTTCTAGTAGGCAAGTGATCTCAAAAGGCAAA ATTGTCGTGACTTTACCAGACGAACGTACATTTGAGGGCATTGTGGTAAATGCTGATTTTGTTTCTGACGTTGCTGTGGTGAAGATACATTCTGAAACTCCACTACCGTCAGCTAGACTTGGATCATCATCTAAGCTTCATCCAGGTGACTGGGTAATAGCCTTGGGCCACCCACTTTCTCTGCAAAATACCATAACATCTGGTATTGTAAG TTGTGTTGATCGGAAAAGTAGTGATTTGGGTCTTGAAGGAATTCGAAGGGAGTATTTGCAAACAAATTGTGCAATTAATGAG GGTAATTCTGGAGGACCCCTTGTCAATCTTGATGGTGAGGTTGTAGGTGTTAACATTATGAAAGTTATTACAGCTGATGGATTGAGCTTTGCAGTTCCAATTGATACGGTCATCAAAATCTTTGAGCAATTTAGGAAGAATGG GAGTAGAGTAGTTCGTCCTTGGCTTGGATTGAGCATGTTTGATCTTAATGAAAGGATAATTTTACAGTTAAAGGAGAGAGATGCTTCATTTCCTAATGTTACAAAAGGTGTTCTTGTGCCCCTG GTAATTCCAGGATCTCCGGCAGATCGTGCAGGATTCCAACAGGGTGATATTGTAATTGAGTTTGGTGGCAGACCAATTAGAGAGATTAAAGAG ATTATGGATATCGTGGGGGATAAAGTTGGGGTGCCTCTGGAAGTTCTGGTGAAGCGATCGAACAACAAAACGGTCACATTGACTGTAGTGCCAGAGGAAGCTGTCACCGATATGTGA